A genomic window from Elaeis guineensis isolate ETL-2024a chromosome 3, EG11, whole genome shotgun sequence includes:
- the LOC140856182 gene encoding uncharacterized protein, with protein MGTALLVIALEVRWGTTRVMQISTANPPLVLKSEDKLEDIISDKNWMKLNDRANMEYINGVHSFLNFAFGQPTVSDRIRCPCTKCRNTVFKGRHEVRAHLIRNEIVKSYKHWVYHGEIIEENLEECNANSRDNLDEEENTDYDDLIGMVHDACAFINTDVERDDVNEGYEPQEPNPEAAAFYRLLKDADKNLYPGCDKVSKLSFAVKLLHLKCSNNWSDISMDKLLKVFKEVLPNGALVPNSFYEAKKLIQDLGLEHIKIDACLNDCVIYWGEHANTIVCPVCNLSRWKYQGRTRNIPHKILHYFPLKSRLQRLYMSKITAKDMRWHEEKRINDGILRHPADSFAWKSFDDKYKSFSADPRSVRLGLASPKCPENDIDVYLQPLIEELKELWDIGVETYDAHTRQNFNLHAAVLWTINDFSHMLRKLKKITFGKGQKRKRDDFNDVYNWRKKRIVLDIKGKTKDTLKGHFDLVDMNIRHNLHPYIENGKLKMPVATYTLSPQEKIQILPVAIRGLLPKFVCEPLIELSNFFRNLCSKSLKVQDLKQLEDDIIMTLCKLETIFPPAFFDIMIHLPIHLASEAKIGGPVQYRWMYPVERYLRTLKSYVRNKARPEGSIARGYLANECLTFCSRYLNSVETKFNRVPRNDDGATSYQGLSIFAKDGCAKGAFKSYELNAQEFTQAQAYVLRNCEEEHKKELEEASSRNVLARHHKEFPDWFYERVVSKLKAKGKASEDLLSLAVGPFKIVHRYGTYIVNRFRFHARDRAIGRKSQNSGVLVKGDDTSVDKEYYGVLEDIFELLYVGNKKVVLFKCHWWDVGRLGRGYRVDNYGYISINIHGSLNTNEPFVLASQAQQVFYVEDLVDSNWLVVVKTYPRDAYDVPSVDNDADDDDDDDSLIEDDEMVRCRGRGARIGGRGQRPVIDIRFQTNEVTSPHQERLRRNQSQEEAQLWDQQNQQTNEHQDQMLELQQSQSHGQQLQTQPRVSSHCSNAAIVSSKNVRGRYKCIKVDMRTKNGPLKVSIPHDILRAVGENARDIVNFCGYVVRTQAPLTAKNWPDVANRVGERMCYK; from the exons ATGGGTACTGCTCTCCTTGTGATTGCTCTAGAAGTAAGATGGGGCACCACTCGGGTGATGCAAATTTCAACAGCCAACCCTCCCCTGGTCCTTAAAAGTGAGGACAAATTGgag GACataatatcagataagaactGGATGAAACTTAATGACAGAGCAAATATGGAATATATAAATGGAGTCCATTCGTTTCTTAACTTTGCTTTTGGTCAGCCAACTGTTAGTGATAGAATACGATGTCCTTGTACTAAGTGTAGAAATACAGTCTTTAAGGGCCGACATGAAGTGAGGGCTCACTTGATCCGAAATGAAATTGTGAAAAGTTATAAACATTGGGTTTATCATGGTGAGATAATTGAGGAAAATTTAGAGGAATGCAATGCTAATAGTAGAGACAATTTAGATGAGGAAGAAAATACAGATTATGATGACTTAATTGGAATGGTTCATGATGCATgtgctttcataaatactgatgtTGAAAGAGATGATGTGAATGAAGGATATGAACCCCAAGAACCAAATCCGGAAGCAGCAGCCTTTTACAGGTTGCTTAAAGATGCCGATAAAAATTTGTATCCTGGATGTGACAAGGTCTCCAAATTATCCTTTGCTGTGAAGTTActccatttaaaatgttcaaataattggaGTGATATATCAATGGATAAGTTGCTGAAGGTTTTTAAGGAAGTTCTTCCAAATGGTGCCTTAGTTCCAAACTCATTTTATGAAGCTAAGAAGCTTATTCAGGATTTGGGACTTGAACATATAAAAATAGATGCATGCTTGAATGATTGTGTTATATATTGGGGAGAGCATGCCAATACAATCGTATGTCCTGTATGTAACTTATCCCGCTGGAAATATCAAGGCAGAACGCGTAATATCCCTCACAAGATTTTACATTATTTTCCTTTGAAATCAAGACTCCAGAGGTTGTATATGTCTAAAATCACTGCAAAGGACATGAGATGGCATGAGGAGAAAAGGATAAATGATGGCATATTAAGACATCCAGCTGACTCATTCGCTTGGAAATCCTTTGATGATAAGTACAAGTCCTTTTCTGCAGATCCTCGGAGTGTTAGGCTTGGTCTTGCAA GTCCTAAGTGCCCCGAAAATGACATTGATGTGTATCTACAGCCTTTAATTGAAGAGTTGAAGGAGTTATGGGATATAGGAGTAGAGACATATGATGCTCATACACGACAAAATTTCAACTTACATGCTGCTGTCctttggactattaatgatttttcgcATATG CTgcgtaagttaaaaaaaattacttttgggAAGGGTCAAAAGCGTAAGCGTGATGATTTTAACGATGTTTACAATTGGAGGAAGAAGA GAATTGTGCTGGATATAAAAGGAAAGACAAAAGATACATTGAAGGGCCATTTTGACCTTGTAGATATGAACATTAGGCACAATCTTCATCCTTATATTGAAAATGGTAAATTGAAGATGCCAGTTGCAACTTATACATTATCCCCACAAGAGAAGATA CAAATACTTCCAGTTGCCATTCGGGGATTATTGCCTAAGTTTGTTTGTGAGCCATTGATTGAGCTAAGTAACTTCTTTAGAAACTTATGCTCAAAGTCGTTAAAAGTTCAAGATCTAAAACAGTTGGAGGATGACATTATTATGACTCTGTGTAAACTTGAAACAATATTCCCACCAGCTTTCTTTGATATTATGATTCATTTACCAATTCACTTGGCAAGCGAGGCTAAAATTGGTGGACCGGTCcaatatagatggatgtatccagtTGAAAG ATATTTGCGAACATTAAAGTCTTATGTCCGAAACAAAGCTCGTCCAGAGGGGTCAATTGCAAGAGGTTATCTTGCAAATGAATGCCTTACATTCTGTTCTaggtatttgaatagtgttgaaaCAAAATTTAATCGAGTCCCACGAAATGATGATGGAGCTACTTCATACCAAGGACTATCAATCTTTGCCAAAGATGGCTGTGCAAAAGGAGCTTTTAAGTCTTATGAGCTTAATGCTCAGGAGTTTACACAAGCTCAAGCATATGTTCTTCGAAACTGTGAGGAA GAGCATAAAAAAGAATTGGAAGAGGCGAGCTCAAGAAATGTCCTGGCTAGACATCACAAGGAATTTCCAGATTGGTTTTATGAACGTGTAG TTTCAAAGCTTAAAGCTAAAGGCAAAGCAAGTGAAGATCTTCTAAGCTTGGCTGTTGGACCGTTCAAAATAGTTCATAGATATGGAACTTACATTGTCAATAGATTCAGATTTCATGCAAGAGATCGTGCAATTGGACGAAAAAGTCAGAATAGTGGAGTGCTTGTAAAAGGAGATGATACATCTGTTGATAAAGAATACTATGGAGTGTTGGAAGATATTTTTGAATTGTTGTATGTGGGAAATAAAAAAGTAGTTCTTTTCAAATGTCACTGGTGGGATGTTGGCCGATTGGGACGAGGATATAGGGTTGACAACTATGGATATATAAGCATAAATATCCATGGATCTTTGAACACCAATGAGCCTTTTGTGTTGGCTTCTCAAGCTCAACAAGTGTTCTATGTAGAAGATTTAGTTGATAGCAATTGGCTTGTTGTGGTAAAAACTTATCCACGTGATGCTTATGATGTGCCATCTGTAGATAATGAtgcagatgatgatgatgatgatgatagtttGATCGAAGATGAT gaAATGGTTAGATGTAGAGGAAGAGGTGCACGAATTGGTGGACGAGGACAACGCCCTGTTATTGATATAAGATTTCAAACAAATGAAGTTACATCACCTCATCAAGAAAGGCTGCGGCGAAATCAATCACAAGAAGAGGCACAACTTTGGGACCAACAAAACCAGCAGACAAATGAACACCAAGACCAGATGCTTGAATTGCAGCAAAGTCAATCCCATGGACAGCAACTTCAAACTCAACCAAGAGTTTCTAGTCATTGTAGTAATGctg cAATTGTTTCAAGTAAGAATGTGCGTGGGCGTTACAAATGTATTAAGGTTGATATGAGAACAAAGAATGGACCATTGAAAGTTAGCATCCCTCATGATATACTGAGAGCAGTAGGAGAAAATGCTAGAGATATTGTCAATTTTTGTGGTTATGTTGTCAGGACACAAGCTCCATTAACTGCAAAAAATTGGCCAGATGTGGCAAATAGAGTAGGTGAGCGAATGTGCTACAAGTAA